The Drosophila miranda strain MSH22 chromosome Y unlocalized genomic scaffold, D.miranda_PacBio2.1 Contig_Y4_pilon, whole genome shotgun sequence genome segment gcagtatgtatggatcgttattttgttggtagtataattagttaaataaggaggcgcagtgatttgttattttatttccttataaaaccgacaaactatggaacgttgagcatgcacggaataaaccacaaaaataattgcaagaatatgcctttatgtttgttgccagccgcttggattgcgttgcgatgtgtacatacatgtatgtacatatgtatgtatgttagcaacgaaagctcagctggtagctggagaggtaagaatattatttacactggatcggaagctgaacgcaggagttagctcggatcaaattaaacctttggagaagtaggaagccacaaccgttggcagaacgaagtatggtttaatttggagctagagcgagaaataaatacatacacatccatgcatgtacatatgccacgggaactcggactgggatggaaaactcgcacaaaatcactgcactgttgttaggcacaatcgaagagtacttatcttgaacttggagcgatccgccgatgctggctggggtgagcttctccttatggggaaggcgaagatccggctcgaaggaccaatgcttgtagtggggcggatcgaagctcaactctcccacaacgcaattgctgtagccgtcataagaaatgaaaaccgttatgtttagtggtatatatataataatgtgtgtgtatttggttggacggtcgcgcggtagatcggccgtctgaagcgggggtgaaatcgtaactgcttaactctatgccttatggtgctttttctgccgtgagcgccgtgtggatcgtggattgtggatccgagcgcccctccgagcgcgcgagagcgagttgggaccggggcgcacggagttggaacagtgcgcggaaattgtttacggctggcctgaacaccgatgtctccgaagatagggcttatccgaagtcccttcaaaatggaaaagcgtaatccgcttttacattaaatcggatttaaatataaactctatagcggcagatattcaaatttattttcttggtaatcctcacagaaatttaaatgattaaattccaaGTGCTCTTAAAGATGGGAAACCGAACCAAACTGTCGTCTAGGGCCTGAAATTGTCCAACTCCTGATGGCACTTCAGGTGACGGCGTAAACGCAAAGCTCCGCCTGAGGGGGGCCAGGAGGGCCCATGGAGTGGGGCcataaaacaattttgttgtaaatttaCGATACCCCCGTCCATGTATGACAGAAGGTACATAAATACTCGAACACATAAAGGCacggggcaggaggcagtcgacattttctttccaccaagaaattagcaaaggatggagggtaggaaacgaaacgagctccattgctccaccattcttttggaggaataaattaatttattgaatgaacagattgcattttaaatttattatacttccatagtattgattttggggcacatgaatttcgctttacataatagaaaatttaggtgttggagattgacgtaaggctaatcccggtttttcacactgggctTAACTTTGTATTATAATTGGACATCTTATCGtacttatgtatatattaagcctatgttttgtgtttgtatgggggtttctttcattgtcctcctcacaggacaagtgtcttttaatcaaattacaattggggttaatttaataaactctcactttctacctttcacaggatctgttctatctttcatgtgtgtcctgtggctgTTTTAAATATGGTTGGCGCTGTGCCTCttgcaaataattcactttcttttgcctcttgtaaagagtgtgtggtgtgtgtgattatgggttacgtgttcgagtgtctgtatgctacgggtgtggatgaacattattggattgcattgaaagaactggtagcttagaaataatgtatcggcactggcgttacgtttaggcaacgtaacgcccaagagaactagtcctctgatctactataattgttgaatacacgttgcttaatcagacgcaccaactgtgcataattttgtaaatttttttttgggagatatttctttaaactttttttttcttgagttttgccatttttaaagtctatcaaacaaaatttagaactgaactgcgtaaaagaaacaatttagaagaactgaaaaagccAAAATGGAAACGAGGAGAAAaacgatgtttctttttttgaacaccaaacgctggcacggccctgttcgatgcgattcggctctgattggttccgcttcagcttgagatcggtctgatttggccaactgatttggggaagcaggaaagcgctcccgatttgcaataacaactagtaatacacgcatatatacggcatgatatatatgtaggcaatggtaaacgaaagacaactagtattccctgggggttggtggtgtggttgtgttgcgcccatgtcgagcaatcggaacccagataggactgggctgagttccttcggtgaggtgtgtgtgtgtggtatggtgtggtgctggtttgtgtacgaacatatttgctttctaacttatttcccaaattgattttgatattcctaaattccgggatcaaggtccctcaagtgtgctgctgtaggtgtctatgtatgtgttccaggtgaaatgtgttgacatgtgtgagtgtgtgcgtgtgggatgGGCTCCCACTGCGCCGTTTCTATCTCCGGACTACGAACGCCGCTCAGTAGACAATGAGCAGGTTGTTCTCATTGAAGACGGCGGAGTGTCCGGCGTTGCGTACAATGAAACAGGATCCATCGAAGTGCATGCGCTTCTCATTGCGACTACAaaggacagaacagaacggaagttAGCAGAGCAGGATGATGGacgagggggagggggagggggaggttgAGAGCATCTGTTTGACACTCACCGAACAAACAGATGCGAGGTCTTGCCCAGAGAGGCAGTGCAATGGATGTCAGGTGTGGTCAAAGTGGCCGATCCATTGTCGGGACTGGTGCGAATCAAGCACTTGTTGTCCACACGAGTGACCTTCACCAGGCCATCGGCTGCCTGGGTGATGCGAAATCCGTTTATGTCATAGATCTCAGTGCCATCCTCGGTACAGGTGTAAGCTGAATTGGCAATCACGTCATGGGCTTCAGCCATATAAGAGGGACCATGCCGCGAGTCGCTGCGAGAAGTTCGGCAACTAAATCGAAATTAGCCAAATAAGAAGCGATGCAATTGGCCGGGGGGACTCACTCATAGAACACTGCCAGGGTGTAGTCCTTGGTCAGATCGGTGAAAGTGTCGGTTGTGGTGCGCGTCCCGGCTGTGTCCACCAGGTAGATGAGAGTGCACGCCTCGCTGGTGAAGCTCACACCCTTGTACCACATCTTGGCATAGCGACTGTAATGGGAAGATAATTCAAAGGATTCAAAAGATGCCACGTTGGGGTAAGGGCCATTCCCACTCACAcaaagttattgcccttcATGCTGTCGTAGGTGACTATTTCGACTTTAGCGCCGCTCTGCAAGATGCGTCCATTGGGGTGGATCAAAGCCgagttgctgcagttgcgtgATAGAGCAACTGCCAGCATGCTGCGCTGATTGAGCACGCGCACCGCCTTGTCCAGAGTCATGTCAATGCTGCCCCATGCAAAGAAAGTTATTAACATTAGGGGTCGGTCTTAAAGAAGAGCCAAGGGGCTGGGGGCCTCCACACTCACCGCACGCCATCGCGGAGGCGCAACTGGATGGTGCCGTTCGTCATGGCAATGGGTCCAGAGCCGGGACATGCCGGCGGTGTGTGGTTCTCGAGCTCGAAGTTGCGTGTGCTGCTCACGCGTGCCAAGGCGTATGGGGGAGGGGGCATTGGAGACGGCAACTGTTGGGAATTCTGAGATTGAGCATAGAATCGGCTAGATTTACAGATATGCAGGAGCCCCTTACCAGGCCGTAGTTCTGCTCGTTGTCGAAGCcataggtgggcgtggcattgtAGCGCCCTGTGAGTGCCTTGCCGTTGTGCGGTATTTTGCCAGCGTCTATTTCCTGCATATTCCCTGGCCCGTACTGGGGAGGGTTGGAAATGTGTATGCCCGGCAGTTGGACGTATGGACGGGCCGACTGACTGCCGACGGGGTAATTGGCGCACTCCTTGGAAATGCCGCTGGTGATGGTGTTGGTGCCAACGGTGGCGCTGCTAGCgagactggagctgctgccgcgatCCATGTGGCCCACGGAGTCCGTGCCGGAGGACAGCGAGATGTTGCTCATGCTTTGGGACAGCTGCCCCACAGTCATGCCGACACGCAAGCTTGCTTGCTAAGGGAGGGGGGATTAGAAGGCGAGAGGTAGTAGCGGAAGTTAGATCCGGAAGGAAATGAAGAGGTGAGGAAGTGAAAGTgccagaaaataattgaataccgGCAGGAGAGAAAACGACAGATACGAGATAAAGTGTCAGCAGCGCAGCAATCGAATGactttgcaactgttgctaacattctgttaacgcatgcatatacatacatacatacatatatgtatttacatacgtgtgtgcgtttttcccaatttgcatttgatttttatagaaattaaccaaactattttgaatagtattagaagagaagagaagagggggGGAATAGAGAAGGAAAATTCGAATATTAAAGTCGGAAAGTAAGAGAGCAATGGTGGAAAAGAGCGAGACGGAAAATAAGAAGGTCTGAAATAACAGGAGAGGGCAATGAGGAGATGTggcaatgctgctgttgccgagcTGTTAAGACTGCGGCGGCTGTTAATTCGCTGTTGATACCCTGCTAGCGCGATGATGCGGCAGTTTTGTAAAACAAAATGTCTGAAAATTGAATAAACTTTCACGTTATTGCTTGGAATTTCACTTACCGGcgatgggttgttggtgtagacggagcgctggcgcaccccgttgggcggcttggtgggcgagcgcaagatgttgttgattttgtcgttcatctgagcacgcgacaagaagtcctcggcattgaagatccccacacgggcgcccttcgggctgcttacttgcgagaccggctcctgctgggaagtctcgcagtccgatgactggcactgcgcctccttggtgctgaccttgggctcaacggacttcggctcggtgacaattttgatttggcaacttttttcttctcgctctttcttttcgtcaagtgagttcacaaaaccggcgtttgtgtgtgcgtgcgtgtgttcgtgtgtgcggcaaatgcgaaatttttcactttaaatatgtgtgaacttacttgagaacgcgtgctaaatacagttttagaatattttgttcgacacttctcactacgactctgagaggaatttaaatttttatatttaattttccactttacatgaGCTCCGCTCGCTGGCACAATTTTCGAAAGGATTAATGCCCGGATTTTCACACTGAAAGTCGTCGCCTGCTCAAACCGGAAttcaaagtgaaaagcagagctgtctcccgattataatcggagcgatattcagggctgcatttcaatgttgtatggatgtagatcagatattaattactgtacattttcgtattattaatggtactccgtggcttgagtcttgagcttcacaaaaaaatggtttaccaaattaccaaatggttaaatggtaaaatgtttaattcgtacactgctcattttcaccttgttcgatcctttcggattcctgtaaagaaaatttaccaaatacaattcgttcacagacttgcattaaggcgccgcactgacgctgatctatccacaagcctggaaaaaagtattgacccgtcatcgttttggcccaaagtagcttcattctggtcatggctatttgtggaatacttctggcagtcttaatttaatttggatctcttccATAAACGGCGTGCACTGCAACTCTCTCTTCCCTAACTCCTCTCAAATCTGATTTcctatagattattaattggtactttgtatcgttgcccaactagaaatggatttaagtcagcttgaatgcatttccgtcggcctaatcctatttcacgcttttagagtcggacaaatgaagtttgccagcatcaaagtcaagcaaaatcgaattaagcaataggcgccgctcccaacagcatcaagcagaagctttaaagcatattagaaaattgaaaagtcagccaaaagagttgcacttggccatgtaaaagtactgtgctgtgtgctcgaTGGTGGCATAAAACTGAAAGTTTCAATTTTCTGAAGTGCTCGCCTTGGCTCGAGAAGGTTGCGAAATGCCAAGTGTCAGTGCCAAAGGAGGCGGCTAAGCACGGAGGAGCCTCATCTTGGTGGGTTACTGCTGATGCAGTGTATCGCATATCTGCTTCGTCAGTTGGAATTTCTGGCATCATCTTTACGTGAGGGTACACACTAGTGTCCTgaaatttgcatgcaaaatatAATAGTGCTAGGTGCCCATTCATGTATGTACAAGCTAAGCTCTCTATAGCGGACACATGGTTCCAGTAATTCAATCCGTACTATCCATATAGTGTAAGTAGCGAATGTGTACAGCTTTTGTTAGATGTTTGGTTCTACCCAAATTGTCGGATATGTGCGGATAATGCTGGGGGGCTGTTGACAAATTAGccaaaatttagaatttggcaGGCCCTGAAGGACGCCCGTCCGCGCTTGTAGCAATGAAAATTAGCTGAGACATCGCACGTCTGGTGTGTGGGGGAGTGTTATTATTTTGCCACCTTGTAGTCTGGATCGTAGAGAACTATTGTCGAACGGTTCAGTTCAGTAGGCAACCCTGAACTTCTTGCGAATCCATTGACAACTATATCCCCTCGCCTGCTCACATGATTGATGCTGGCATTCACTTTTTTTTCGGCTAGAGCGCATTGACTTCCCCTGCATTTGGCCATCGCTGCCCACGCAGCATGGCACAGCGAATATTCGCCTAAAAATTCTATCTCATTTTGCTTGTgacatatttgaaatttattttcggttctgatgctgccaccccgatgctgttgctgttgctgttgcagctgcatctgcacctccgcccacgcactgcattgactcagtttgagagtgaaaataaaaaagaacagttggcaaatactgtatttggctggcgaaaatcctctagctgaaccctccacgagggtgccggctgggcaatggacactgcattacccgggacaagggtaatgcactgtcgcttgctctgtccggggtaatgcagtgtctagctaacgctatggtccggcgtcttcccgattcaaagtcgggggaaccgaaccagggccatggctagaggtgcctggcggtcaggcctaaaacgctagggggtggtccccccgaaaaatattaaccagtatggaccctcgggccaaatatggaggcgaagaaggagaaagcacgggttgggatgtcaaccaaaacgtcggtggaaagcgtgactgctaccaccggcgggcacggggaggagcaatcctctctgcgtgtcgccagcggtcacacctcagacttggcgggagcaggccaagtcagttgtaaagctactgccacaacaacaacaacaaaaacaactcactccgcagcctgcaagttgagccgcacagatgccgtagtcgacacagacacggatctggagagcgtgctctctatgagcaggacggaggaagagagccttctccgctcaccggaaccaggcaccagctccctgcgtagggaagggccgaagcgttccaaggaggggatgaaggccaaagcacaatacaaagcggccctcaatATCAAAAGCCGGTTGCAAGGTAAAGtagacatctcccaggaggagaaggtcaagctaacctgggccgagcagcgagtagaggagggccgactacattacgcccagatgcc includes the following:
- the LOC117194939 gene encoding uncharacterized protein LOC117194939, with product TEPKSVEPKVSTKEAQCQSSDCETSQQEPVSQVSSPKGARVGIFNAEDFLSRAQMNDKINNILRSPTKPPNGVRQRSVYTNNPSPQASLRVGMTVGQLSQSMSNISLSSGTDSVGHMDRGSSSSLASSATVGTNTITSGISKECANYPVGSQSARPYVQLPGIHISNPPQYGPGNMQEIDAGKIPHNGKALTGRYNATPTYGFDNEQNYGLNSQQLPSPMPPPPYALARVSSTRNFELENHTPPACPGSGPIAMTNGTIQLRLRDGVRIDMTLDKAVRVLNQRSMLAVALSRNCSNSALIHPNGRILQSGAKVEIVTYDSMKGNNFVRYAKMWYKGVSFTSEACTLIYLVDTAGTRTTTDTFTDLTKDYTLAVFYDDSRHGPSYMAEAHDVIANSAYTCTEDGTEIYDINGFRITQAADGLVKVTRVDNKCLIRTSPDNGSATLTTPDIHCTASLGKTSHLFVRRNEKRMHFDGSCFIVRNAGHSAVFNENNLLIVY